The sequence below is a genomic window from Ciceribacter thiooxidans.
GAGAACTGGTTGAGAGTATTGGCTTCCGCCTGGCGCGAATAGGCGGGAAGCTAGGGTAGGTAAGCACAGAAAACAGGGGAACAGACATGTCCGGAATGCTGAACAAGCGCATGCGTGTAATGACGACCACTGCCGCTCTAGCCCTGCTCCTGGCCGGTGCGCCGCAGGCTTTTGCCGCGACGCCGGCGGATACGCTGGTCGAGGGTTGGGCCATCGACGACATCATCACGCTCGATCCGGGCGAGGCCTTCGAGATTTCGACCGCGGAAGTTACAGCCAACACCTACAGCAAGCTGGTCAATCTCGACCTCAACGACACCTCCAAGGTCGTCGGCGAACTGGCCGACAGCTGGACGATCTCCGATGACGGCCTTACCTATACCTTCAAGCTGAAGCCGGGAATGAAATTCGCGTCCGGCAACCCGGTCACCGCGGACGATGTCGCCTTTTCCTTCGAGCGTGCCGTCAAGCTCGACAAGTCGCCGGCCTTCCTGCTGACCCAGTTCGGGCTCACCGGTGACAACGTCACCGAAAAGGCGAAGGCCGCCGACGAAACCACCTTCGTGCTGACCGTCGACAAGGCCTATGCGCCGAGCTTCGTCCTCAACGTGCTGACCTCCACCGTCGCTTCCGTCGTCGACAAGAAGGTGGTCATGGAACACGCCAAGGCGATGACGCCGACGGACGAATACAAGTACGACACCGATTTCGGCAACGAGTTCCTGAAGACCGGCTATGCCGGCTCCGGGCCGTTCAAGGTGCGCGAATGGCGTGCCAACGAAGTCGTCGTTATGGAGCGCAACGACAATTATTTCGGCGAGAAGCCGCCGCTTGCCCGCGTCATCTATCGCCACATGAAGGAAAGCGCCGGCCAGCGTCTGGCACTTGAAAACGGTGACATCGATATCGCGCGAAACCTCGAGCCGGGCGACTTCGAGGCGGTGTCGAAGAAGGAAGGCATTGCCACCACGTCCGCGCCGAAGGGCACGCTCTATTACTTCAGCCTCAACCAGAAGAACGAAACGCTGGCAAAGCCCGAAGTTATCGAGGCCTTCAAGTACCTCGTCGACTACGATGCCATCGGCGAAACCTTCATCAAGGGGATCGGCCAGATCCACCAGACCTTCCTGCCGGCGGGCCAGCTCGGCGCGCTGGACGACAAGCCGTACACGCTCGACGTCGCCAAGGCCAAGGAACTGCTCGCCAAAGCCGGAGTTCCGGATGGCTTCACCGTCACCATGGACGTGCGCAACACGCAGCCGGTGACCGGGATTGCCGAAAACGTCCAGCAGACGCTAGCGCAGGCGGGCATCAAGCTCGAGATCATTCCGGGCGACGGCAAGCAGACGCTGACCAAGTATCGCGCCCGCCAGCACGACATCTATATCGGCCAGTGGGGCTCCGACTACTTCGACCCGAATTCGAACGCCGAGACCTTTACTTACAACCCGGACAATTCCGACGAAGGCAAGAACAAGACGCTGGCATGGCGTAATGCCTGGGATCCGAAGGATCTCTCGGAAAAGACCCAGGCCGCGCTGCTGGAGAAGGATTCCGCCAAGCGCGCTGCCGTCTATGAAGAGTTGCAGAAGGAAGTTCTCGCCCGCGGTCCCTTCGTGATGCTCTTCCAGCAGATCGAGGTCGCCGGCTATTCCGACAAGCTGAAGGGCTTCAAGCTCGGCCCGAGCTTCGACACCAACTTCGTCTACAAGATCTCCAAGGAATAAACGGCCTTGGCCGCAATGGAAAACAGAACCGAGGCGCGACGTACAAGGGCGAGCGCCTCGGCCCTCGCCCTTTCGTTCTCGAAATTCGCGCTGACGGTCGCGACGACCTTCCTCGGTCTTCTCGCCGTCACCTTCTTCATCGGCCGCGTCGTGCCGATCGATCCGGCGCTCGCCATCGTCGGTGACCGGGCGCCGGCGCATGTGGTGGAGCGCGTGCGCGAAGAGCTCGGGCTCAACCTGCCGCTCTACCAGCAGTTCGTCATCTATGTCCGGCAGGCCGTGACGGGCGATTTCGGCACGTCCGTACTCACCACCAATCCGGTGATGACCGACATCGCCCGCGTCTTTCCGGCAACGATCGAGCTTGCGACCATCGGCACCATCATCGGCGCCGTGCTCGGGGTGCCGCTCGGCGTCCTCGCCGCCGTCCGGCGCGGATCGATTGCCGACCAGATCGTCCGGGTCATCGGTCTTATCGGCTATTCGGTGCCAATCTTCTGGCTCGGCCTCCTGGCACTCGTCCTCTTTTATGCCAAGCTCGGCTGGGTGGCGTATCCCGGCCGTGTCGACGTCGTCTACGAATACAGTTTCACGCCGGTCACCGGCTTCTTCCTCCTCGATGCGGCCATGCAGCGGGAGTGGGACGTGCTGTGGGATCTCTTCCGCCACATCATCCTGCCCGGTGCGCTGCTCGGCTATTTTTCGCTCGCCTATATCAGCCGCATGACCCGCAGCTTCATGTTGAACGAGCTTTCCCAGGAATATGTCGTCGCGGCGCGGGCGAAGGGGCTATCGGAGACCCGCATCATCTGGTTCCATGCGTTGCGCAACGCCGCCGTGCCGCTGATTACCGTGATTGCGCTTTCCTATGCCGGGCTGCTCGAAGGTTCCGTGCTCACGGAGACGATCTTCTCCTGGCCGGGGCTTGGCCTCTACATCACCAATTCGCTGCAGAACGCCGACATGAATGCGGTGCTGGGCGGCACGATCGTCATCGGCTCCGTCTTCATCGGGATCAATGTCCTGTCGGACGTTCTCTACCACGTGCTCGATCCCAGGACCCGCAGCCGATGAACACGAACGAAGCGACCCTGAAGCCGACACTGCGCGAATGGCTGCTCTCCGACAGGCCGCAATCGCGGCGGCAGGCGCGGCTCGGCCGCCTGTACGTCATCTGGAGCCGCTTCGCCGAGAACCGGCTGGCGGTGGCGGGCCTCCTGATCCTTATCGGCCTGCTGTTCGTTGCGGCCTTCGCCGATGTGCTGGCTCCCTATTCTCCCGTGCAGGGCGATTTGCGCGGTGCGCGTCTTCTGCCGCCGGGCTCGGCCGGCTACCTGCTCGGCACCGACGACCAGGGGCGGGACATCCTCTCGCGTCTCATCTACGGCTCGCGGCTCACGCTCTTCGTCGTCGTGCTCGTGGCCGTCATCGCCGCGCCGGTCGGCCTTCTCGTCGGCACGATCTCCGGCTATGCGGGCGGAATCATCGACGGCATCCTGATGCGGATCACCGACATATTTCTCGCCTTCCCGAAGCTTGTCCTGGCACTCGCGCTGGTCGCGGCCCTCGGGCCGGGGATCGAGAATGCGGTTCTAGCGATCGCCGTCACCTCCTGGCCGCCCTATGCGCGCATCGCGCGGGCGGAAACGATGACCTTCCGGAACTCCGACTATATTTCGGCGGTCCGGCTGATGGGAGCCTCTCCGGCACGCATCGTGACCCTTCACATCATGCCGCTCTGTCTCTCCTCGCTCATCGTGCGGGTGACGCTCGACATGGCGGGGATCATCCTGACGGCCGCCGGCCTCGGTTTCCTCGGCCTCGGAGCGCAGCCGCCGCTTCCCGAATGGGGGGCGATGATCGCTTCCGGTCGACGCTTCATCCTCGACCAGTGGTGGGTGGCGGCCATGCCCGGTGCGGCGATCCTCATCGTCAGCCTCGGCTTCAACCTGCTCGGCGACGGATTACGCGATGCGCTCGATCCGAGGGAGGCCGGCCAATGACGCCGCTTCTCGACATCCGCAACCTCAAGGTCGGCTATCCGACGCGCAACGGGCTCGTGGAGGCCGTGCGCGGGGTGAGCTTCTCGCTCGGCAAAGAGCGGCTTGGCATCGTCGGCGAGTCTGGCTCCGGCAAGTCGCAGACCGGCCGCGCGATCATGGGGCTGACGCCCCGGCACGCGCAGCTTTCGGCGGATTGCCTGCGCTTCGGTGACCTGGACCTGCTGTCCGTACCCTCCCGGCAGCGGCGGGCGCTGCGCGGCAAGAAGATCGCGATGATCCTGCAGGACCCGAAATACTCGCTGAACCCCGTGATGACGATCGGACGGCAGATCGTCGAGACCTTGCGGACGCACGAGCCGGTTTCGAAGGCCGAGGCGCGCGAGCGGGCGCTCTCCATGCTGGAGGCGGTGCAGATCCACGATCCCGTCCGCGTCTTTGATCTCTACCCGCACGAGATATCGGGCGGCATGGGCCAGCGGGCGATGATCGCCATGATGCTCGTCTGCGGCCCGGAACTGCTGATCGCCGACGAGCCGACCTCTGCGCTCGACGTGACGGTGCAGCTCGATGTGCTGGAAATCCTCGACAAGCTGGTCTCCGAGCGCGGCATGGGCCTGATCTTCATCTCGCATGATCTGCGCCTCGTCTCGTCCTTTTGTGATCGTGTCGTGGTCATGTATGCGGGCAGGGTGGTCGAGGAATTGCAGGCATCGCGGCTCTCCGAGGCGCAGCATCCCTATACGCGCGGGTTGCTCAATTGCCTGCCGCAGCTCGACGGCGACCGGCATCCGCTGCCGATCCTCGAACGCAAGGCGGAGTGGGCGTTATGACGGCGGCGCTGTCGATCAAGGACATGACCGTCACCTTCGACGGATATAGGGCGCTCGCCGGCGTCAGTGTCGATGTCGCGCCGGGTGAATCCTTCGGCATCGTCGGCGAATCCGGTTCGGGGAAATCGACGCTATTGCGGGCGATCGCCGGTCTCAACGGTTTCGACGGCGGCTCGCTCGAGGTCCACGGCCGGCGCTATAGCGGCCGGCGTCGCGACCCCGAATTCTACCGTACCGTCCAGATGGTCTTCCAGGACCCTTACGGCTCGCTGCATCCGCGCCAGACCGTCGACCGGCTACTGCTCGAGCCGCTGGCGATCCACGGCTTCAACGACACGGAAACACGGATCGCCAGGGCGCTCGACGAAGTCGGGCTCGGTTCCGGCTTTCGCTTCCGTTTCTCGCACCAGCTTTCCGGCGGCCAGCGGCAGCGCGTCGCGATCGCCCGTGCGCTGATCGTCGAGCCGAAGGTTCTGTTACTCGACGAGCCGACCTCGGCGCTCGACGCTTCGATCCAGGCGGAAATCCTCAACCTCTTGGAACAGACCCGACGGGACCGGAACCTGACCTTCGTGATGGTGAGCCACGACCTCGCCGTCATCAGCCACATGTGCGAGCGGCTGGCGGTGATGCGCGAGGGCGGTGTGGTCGAGGAGGTTTCGGTCGAAGCCCTGAGGCAGAGGGCCATCGGTGCGGACTATACGCGCCAGCTGTTGACGGCGAGCGAGGGCTTTCGTCGTGAAGGGCCGGCCTAGCGCCACTCTACGACAATTTCGAACCGAACTGCCGACCTCCGAGTACCGCAAGCGTCTCGTCGGCGATCACCTGTTCCTCGTCGGTCGCGATGACGAAGACCTTCGTGCGGCTTTGTCGGGCGCTGACCATCTCCGCATTGGCCCCATTGGCCGCGTCATCAAGCGCGATGCCCAGGAAGGCGAGCCGCTCGCACACCGCCTTGCGGATCGCCGGCTGGTGCTCGCCGATCCCGGCAGTGAAGACGAGCGCGTCGAGGCCTCCGATCGAGGCCGAGAGCCGGGCGACTTCGCCGGCGATGCGGAAGGTGAAGACGTCGAGCGCCTCGTGGGCTTCGGGCCGGTCGCTTTCGAGCAGGACCCGGCTGTCGGCACTGATGCCGGAAAGGCCGAGCAGGCCGGACTTGTGGTAGAGCAGGTCTTCGACCTCTTCACGGTTCATGCCCTTTGTCCGCATCAAATGGAAAAGGACGCCCGGATCGATGCCCCCGCTGCGGGTCGCCATCGGTATGCCGTCGATGGTCGAAAAGCTCATCGAGCTGTCGTGGCTCTTGCCTTCGCTGACGGCGCAGAGGCTCGCGCCGCTACCGAGATGGGCGATCACCGTGCGGGCACCGGCGATTTCGGGCCGGCGGCGGGCAAGCTCGGCGGAGATGAAGGCGTAGGAGAGGCCGTGGAAACCGTAACGCTTGATCCCCTCGTCATACAAGTTCCGGGGAATGGCGAAGCGACGGACAACGGGTTCCTGGCCGGCATGGAAGGCGGTGTCGAAGGACGCCGTCTGCGGAAGGTCCGGTCTCAGGTCTGCCACCGCGCGGATCAGCCTCACGTTCTGCGGCTGGTGCAGCGGGGCGAGCGGAGAGAGCGCGTCGATCGCCTCTATCGTGGCGCCGTCGAGCAGGACCGGTCGGCGGAAGCGGTCGCCGCCATGGACGACACGATGGCCGACCGCCGACACGGCATCGAGGTCGAAGTGCTTTGCGAGCCAGACGAAGGTTTCGTCGAGCACCTCATGCAGAACGTCGCCGCCTTCGGCCTCCAGGGGAACGTCGAAGGTTTCCGGTCCTTCGACGAGATGAAAGGTCAGTGGTTTGTGGCGGAAGTCGATCATCCCTTTGCCGATGCGGCGCGCCTTGCCGTTCTCACGCAGGAAGAGGCCGATCTTCACCGTCGAGGAGCCGGCGTTGAAGGTGAGTAGCAGTCTTTCCGTCATTGGCAGGGAAGCCCTTGCGCCGACCGGCGGGCCGCCATCAGCTTGGCAAGCGCCGCCGAGGCGATCCGCACCTTCAGGCTGTCGGAGCGGCTGGTCAGGATGATCGGAACCCGGGCGCCGAGGACGAGGCCGGCCGCATCCGCGCCGGCGAAATAGAGGAGCTGTTTGGCGAGCATGTTGCCGGCTTCGAGGTCCGGCACCAGTAAGATGTCCGCCTGCCCGGCGACCGGTGAGACAATGCCCTTGGTGCGAGCAGCATCGAGGCTGATCGCATTGTCGAAGGCGAGCGGCCCGTCGACGCGCGCACCGGTGATCTGGCCGCGCGCCGCCATGACGGTCAGGGCTGCGGCATCCAGCGTCGCCGGCATCTTGCCGTTGACCGTTTCCACCGCAGCGAGCACGGCAACCCTCGGCTCCGGATTGCCGAGGAGGTGCAGGAGATCGACGGCGTTCTGGCAGATGTCGCGCTTCTGTTCGAGCGTCGGCGCGATGTTGATCGCGGCATCCGTGACGACGAGCAGCTTCGGATAGGCCGGCACGTCCATCACGTAGGCGTGGCTGATCCGCCGCTCGGTACGAAGCCCGGACGACGGTGCGACGACGGCGCCCATCAGTTCGTCGCTATGAAGGCTGCCCTTCATCAGGATCGCCACCTTGCCCGCGACCGCCAGCTCGACACCCTGCTCGGCGGCTGCGTGGCTGTGCTCGGCGCAGACAATCTCGAAGCCGTCGAGTGCGACGCCCGCCTCCGCCGCGGCGGCGCGGATTTTCGTCTCCGGTCCGATCAGCACCGGTTCGAGAAGACCCTCCTCGCGGATTTCGGCAGCGGCCTGGATCGCCTCCGGAGAACAGGGATGGATAACAGCGACCTTGAGTGGCGGCGACCGCTTTGCATCGGCGACGATCGTGTCGAACTGATCCTGATGCTGGGCCGCCGCCGCAATGAGCGAGGGCAGCACGGCCTGCGGCCACTCGAGGCGCTCGAAGCGGGTGATGACGGTGGCTAGGCCGGTCAGCACCTCTTCGCCTCTCTGGTTCAGGCAGCGGGTGTCGAGGACGACGATCTGCTTGTCCGTCCGCTTCTCGATCACGCTGACCGTCGCGGTGATCGTGTCGCCGGGCGCGACGGGTTTCTGGAATTTCAGCTCCTGCCCGAGATAGATTGTGGCTCCGGCCGGCGGGCGCGCACCATCCGCCGCAGAGGCCGCGGACCAGATCGCGCGGGCGACCACCTCGCCGATGAAATCACGCGGCGAAAAGACGTTGTCGCTTGCGGAGGCGAGGCCGCCGGTTTCGACTACGTGCTCGACGGTGGCGCTGTCGCCGACCGCGATTTCGTCGAAGGTCCGATTCGTCAGGAGCAGGCTGTTCATCGCGGCCTCATCGTTCGAAGACATAGGTTCCGGGGCCCGGCTCGTGCGGCGGATAGCCGCGCTCCGGCGCTCCGATCGTCGGCGGCGCGACCCTGGACGGGGAAGAACGGGCGGCAAGCCAGTCCGACCAACGCGGCCACCATGACCCGTCCTCGGCCGCCGTGTCGCGCAGCCATTCCCCGGTGCCGATGCACGGGTCCGCGGCGGCTTTCGTCGTCATGCGAAAGTGCCGGTGCGGGTGACCGGGCTCGCTGACGATCCCGGCATTGTGGCCGCCGCTCGTCAGGACGAAGGTGACTTCGGTGTCGGCGAGCGCATGGATCTTGTAGACCGATCGCCATGGCGCCACGTGGTCGCGCTCGGTGCCGACGGCGAAGATCGGCACGCGGATGTTCTGCGGAGCGGCGGGATGGTCGCCGACCATGTAGCGGCCGGCGGCGAAGTCGTTGTCGAGATAGAGGCGTTGCAGGTATTCCGAATGCATGCGGAAGGGCATGCGGGTGGAATCGGCGTTCCATGCCATCAGGTCGTTCAGCGGCTGGCGTTCGCCCATCATGTAATCGCGGACGATCCGCGACCAGACGAGGTCGTTCGACTTCAGAAGCTGGAAGGCACCGGCCATCTGGTCGGCGGAAAGAAAGCCGCGATTCCACATCATGCTTTCGAGGAAATTGAGCTGGCTGTGGTCGATGAAGAGCGCGAGCTCACCGGGTTCGGTAAAGTCGATCTGGGCGGCGAGCAGGGTCACGGAGGCGAGACGGTCGTCGCCCGCGCGCGCCATGGCGGAGGCCGCGATCGAGAGCAGGGTGCCGCCGAGGCAATAGCCGGTCGCATGGATCTTGCGGTCCGGGAGGATCGCCTCGATCGCGTCGAGCGCCGCCATCACGCCTTGCTGTCGGTAGTCGTCGAGCCCGAGATCACGATCGGCGGCGGTCGGATTGTGCCAGGAGATGCAGAAGACGGTGTGGCCGCGCTCGACCAGGTAGCGGATCAGCGAATTCTGCGGCGAAAGATCGAGGATGTAGTATTTCATTATCCACGCCGGCACGATCAGGATCGGCTCGGCGTGGACCGTCTCCGTCGTCGGCGCATACTGGATGAGCTCTATCAGCCGATTGCGGTACACCACGCGCCCCGGAGTGACCGCAACCGTCTTGCCGGGGACGTACTCTTCCGTGCCCGCAGGCGGGCGGCTCGTGAGCCTGCGGTTCATGTCGTCGACGAGATTGTGCAGGCCGTCGACGAAGTTCATCCCGCCCGTCTCTGCCGTCTTCTTCAGGACGTCCGGATTGCTCCAGGCGAAATTCGAGGGGGAGAAGACGTCGAGCATCTGGCGGGCGGCGAAGGAGATCACGTCCTCGTGGTGGGGCGTCACACCGGGGACGTCATTGGTGACGTTGTGCCACCATTGCTGGTTCAGCAGGAAGGCCTGCGAGAGCAAAGTGAAAGGAAAGTGCTTCCAGCCTTCGCTCGCGAAACGGTCGTCGCCGGGTAGCGGCTCGATGCAGGGGGGCGTCTGCGGATCGGTGGCGCAGGCGGCGAGATGGACGGCGAGCCGGTTCGATTTCCGCAGCGCCTTGTGGAGGAGCTCCAGCCGTTTTCCCGGGGCCATGGCGAGATGCATCGCCCAGTCGAAGACGGCAAGCGAAAGTGCCGCCGGTGAAAGCCCGCCGGTCATCGGCGCCATCAGCGCCTCCGTCATCCGGTTGAGCGCGTCGAAGGCTTCGGCCTCCGAAGCCTCATCGGCGCCGAGTGCCGATAGCGTCGCGTCGAGATCGACCGGGAAAGGCTCTGCCGCCTTGATCATGCTCTCTTTCGACACGCGATGCTCCTCGTTGCATCCGGCAGCCACTGCCGCTCCGGTGCGGGATGCCGGGTCCGATATCGTATCGACAGTATAGCCCAATGCCCGCAAACCAAAATCTTGCCCTCTCTCAGCCGAAGCGATCACGCCAGGAGAGCTGCGCCCCTTCGACCGGCAGGGAAGTCGCTTCGTAGACACCGCGGG
It includes:
- a CDS encoding ABC transporter substrate-binding protein, translating into MSGMLNKRMRVMTTTAALALLLAGAPQAFAATPADTLVEGWAIDDIITLDPGEAFEISTAEVTANTYSKLVNLDLNDTSKVVGELADSWTISDDGLTYTFKLKPGMKFASGNPVTADDVAFSFERAVKLDKSPAFLLTQFGLTGDNVTEKAKAADETTFVLTVDKAYAPSFVLNVLTSTVASVVDKKVVMEHAKAMTPTDEYKYDTDFGNEFLKTGYAGSGPFKVREWRANEVVVMERNDNYFGEKPPLARVIYRHMKESAGQRLALENGDIDIARNLEPGDFEAVSKKEGIATTSAPKGTLYYFSLNQKNETLAKPEVIEAFKYLVDYDAIGETFIKGIGQIHQTFLPAGQLGALDDKPYTLDVAKAKELLAKAGVPDGFTVTMDVRNTQPVTGIAENVQQTLAQAGIKLEIIPGDGKQTLTKYRARQHDIYIGQWGSDYFDPNSNAETFTYNPDNSDEGKNKTLAWRNAWDPKDLSEKTQAALLEKDSAKRAAVYEELQKEVLARGPFVMLFQQIEVAGYSDKLKGFKLGPSFDTNFVYKISKE
- a CDS encoding ABC transporter permease, whose product is MENRTEARRTRASASALALSFSKFALTVATTFLGLLAVTFFIGRVVPIDPALAIVGDRAPAHVVERVREELGLNLPLYQQFVIYVRQAVTGDFGTSVLTTNPVMTDIARVFPATIELATIGTIIGAVLGVPLGVLAAVRRGSIADQIVRVIGLIGYSVPIFWLGLLALVLFYAKLGWVAYPGRVDVVYEYSFTPVTGFFLLDAAMQREWDVLWDLFRHIILPGALLGYFSLAYISRMTRSFMLNELSQEYVVAARAKGLSETRIIWFHALRNAAVPLITVIALSYAGLLEGSVLTETIFSWPGLGLYITNSLQNADMNAVLGGTIVIGSVFIGINVLSDVLYHVLDPRTRSR
- a CDS encoding ABC transporter permease — encoded protein: MNTNEATLKPTLREWLLSDRPQSRRQARLGRLYVIWSRFAENRLAVAGLLILIGLLFVAAFADVLAPYSPVQGDLRGARLLPPGSAGYLLGTDDQGRDILSRLIYGSRLTLFVVVLVAVIAAPVGLLVGTISGYAGGIIDGILMRITDIFLAFPKLVLALALVAALGPGIENAVLAIAVTSWPPYARIARAETMTFRNSDYISAVRLMGASPARIVTLHIMPLCLSSLIVRVTLDMAGIILTAAGLGFLGLGAQPPLPEWGAMIASGRRFILDQWWVAAMPGAAILIVSLGFNLLGDGLRDALDPREAGQ
- a CDS encoding ABC transporter ATP-binding protein; this encodes MTPLLDIRNLKVGYPTRNGLVEAVRGVSFSLGKERLGIVGESGSGKSQTGRAIMGLTPRHAQLSADCLRFGDLDLLSVPSRQRRALRGKKIAMILQDPKYSLNPVMTIGRQIVETLRTHEPVSKAEARERALSMLEAVQIHDPVRVFDLYPHEISGGMGQRAMIAMMLVCGPELLIADEPTSALDVTVQLDVLEILDKLVSERGMGLIFISHDLRLVSSFCDRVVVMYAGRVVEELQASRLSEAQHPYTRGLLNCLPQLDGDRHPLPILERKAEWAL
- a CDS encoding ABC transporter ATP-binding protein — encoded protein: MTAALSIKDMTVTFDGYRALAGVSVDVAPGESFGIVGESGSGKSTLLRAIAGLNGFDGGSLEVHGRRYSGRRRDPEFYRTVQMVFQDPYGSLHPRQTVDRLLLEPLAIHGFNDTETRIARALDEVGLGSGFRFRFSHQLSGGQRQRVAIARALIVEPKVLLLDEPTSALDASIQAEILNLLEQTRRDRNLTFVMVSHDLAVISHMCERLAVMREGGVVEEVSVEALRQRAIGADYTRQLLTASEGFRREGPA
- a CDS encoding acetate/propionate family kinase; its protein translation is MTERLLLTFNAGSSTVKIGLFLRENGKARRIGKGMIDFRHKPLTFHLVEGPETFDVPLEAEGGDVLHEVLDETFVWLAKHFDLDAVSAVGHRVVHGGDRFRRPVLLDGATIEAIDALSPLAPLHQPQNVRLIRAVADLRPDLPQTASFDTAFHAGQEPVVRRFAIPRNLYDEGIKRYGFHGLSYAFISAELARRRPEIAGARTVIAHLGSGASLCAVSEGKSHDSSMSFSTIDGIPMATRSGGIDPGVLFHLMRTKGMNREEVEDLLYHKSGLLGLSGISADSRVLLESDRPEAHEALDVFTFRIAGEVARLSASIGGLDALVFTAGIGEHQPAIRKAVCERLAFLGIALDDAANGANAEMVSARQSRTKVFVIATDEEQVIADETLAVLGGRQFGSKLS
- a CDS encoding bifunctional enoyl-CoA hydratase/phosphate acetyltransferase; the protein is MNSLLLTNRTFDEIAVGDSATVEHVVETGGLASASDNVFSPRDFIGEVVARAIWSAASAADGARPPAGATIYLGQELKFQKPVAPGDTITATVSVIEKRTDKQIVVLDTRCLNQRGEEVLTGLATVITRFERLEWPQAVLPSLIAAAAQHQDQFDTIVADAKRSPPLKVAVIHPCSPEAIQAAAEIREEGLLEPVLIGPETKIRAAAAEAGVALDGFEIVCAEHSHAAAEQGVELAVAGKVAILMKGSLHSDELMGAVVAPSSGLRTERRISHAYVMDVPAYPKLLVVTDAAINIAPTLEQKRDICQNAVDLLHLLGNPEPRVAVLAAVETVNGKMPATLDAAALTVMAARGQITGARVDGPLAFDNAISLDAARTKGIVSPVAGQADILLVPDLEAGNMLAKQLLYFAGADAAGLVLGARVPIILTSRSDSLKVRIASAALAKLMAARRSAQGLPCQ
- a CDS encoding PHA/PHB synthase family protein — translated: MIKAAEPFPVDLDATLSALGADEASEAEAFDALNRMTEALMAPMTGGLSPAALSLAVFDWAMHLAMAPGKRLELLHKALRKSNRLAVHLAACATDPQTPPCIEPLPGDDRFASEGWKHFPFTLLSQAFLLNQQWWHNVTNDVPGVTPHHEDVISFAARQMLDVFSPSNFAWSNPDVLKKTAETGGMNFVDGLHNLVDDMNRRLTSRPPAGTEEYVPGKTVAVTPGRVVYRNRLIELIQYAPTTETVHAEPILIVPAWIMKYYILDLSPQNSLIRYLVERGHTVFCISWHNPTAADRDLGLDDYRQQGVMAALDAIEAILPDRKIHATGYCLGGTLLSIAASAMARAGDDRLASVTLLAAQIDFTEPGELALFIDHSQLNFLESMMWNRGFLSADQMAGAFQLLKSNDLVWSRIVRDYMMGERQPLNDLMAWNADSTRMPFRMHSEYLQRLYLDNDFAAGRYMVGDHPAAPQNIRVPIFAVGTERDHVAPWRSVYKIHALADTEVTFVLTSGGHNAGIVSEPGHPHRHFRMTTKAAADPCIGTGEWLRDTAAEDGSWWPRWSDWLAARSSPSRVAPPTIGAPERGYPPHEPGPGTYVFER